The Austwickia sp. genome includes a region encoding these proteins:
- a CDS encoding phosphomannomutase/phosphoglucomutase, with protein sequence MTHRRLADFIKAYDVRGTVPDQLDASVARAIGAAFATEVALPDGARGVVVGHDMRPSSPELSRAFAQGVAEHGLDVTLIGLCSTDGLYYASGALGMPGAMFTASHNPAQYNGIKLCRSGARPVGQDTGLAEITRVAQGLLDGAAEDLPMTPGRIAERDLLADYAAFLNGLVDLSGSRPLKVVVDAGNGMGGHTVPAVLADLPLDVVPLYFELDGTFPNHEANPLEPENLRDLQRAVVEHGADLGLAFDGDADRCFVVDERGEPVSPSAITALVAAREIGKLVAAGTPAAEVTIVYNVICSHAVREVIAELGARGVRTRVGHSFIKATMAAERAVFGGEHSAHYYFEDFWYADTGMLAAMHVLAALGEQDGPLSALVAQYDRYVASGEINSTVADTAASTQAVLDWARPQGVDVDTLDVDTLDGVTVEHRGEPMWWFSLRPSNTEPLLRLNVEAGDAATMAQVRDDVLAIVRGSGIGGTP encoded by the coding sequence GTGACGCACCGCCGACTAGCCGACTTCATCAAGGCCTACGACGTCCGGGGCACCGTCCCGGACCAGCTCGACGCGAGCGTGGCGCGGGCCATCGGCGCCGCGTTCGCGACCGAGGTCGCGCTGCCCGACGGCGCCCGCGGCGTGGTCGTCGGACACGACATGCGGCCCTCCTCGCCGGAGCTGTCCCGGGCGTTCGCGCAGGGCGTCGCCGAGCACGGCCTCGACGTGACGCTGATCGGGCTGTGTTCGACGGACGGCCTCTACTACGCCTCGGGCGCCCTCGGGATGCCCGGCGCGATGTTCACCGCCAGCCATAACCCGGCCCAGTACAACGGCATCAAGTTGTGCCGCTCGGGGGCGCGTCCGGTGGGCCAGGACACCGGGCTGGCCGAGATCACGCGGGTGGCCCAGGGGCTGCTGGACGGCGCCGCCGAGGACCTGCCGATGACCCCGGGCCGGATCGCCGAGCGGGACCTGCTGGCCGACTACGCCGCCTTCCTCAACGGCCTGGTCGACCTGTCCGGGAGCCGGCCGCTGAAGGTCGTCGTCGACGCCGGCAACGGGATGGGCGGCCACACCGTGCCCGCCGTGCTCGCGGACCTGCCCCTGGACGTCGTACCGCTGTATTTCGAGCTCGACGGCACCTTCCCCAACCACGAGGCGAACCCCCTGGAGCCGGAGAACCTGCGCGACCTGCAGCGCGCGGTGGTCGAGCACGGGGCCGACCTCGGGCTGGCCTTCGACGGCGACGCCGACCGGTGCTTCGTCGTGGACGAGCGCGGCGAGCCGGTCAGCCCGTCGGCGATCACCGCGCTGGTGGCCGCGCGGGAGATCGGCAAGCTGGTCGCCGCGGGCACGCCGGCCGCCGAGGTGACCATCGTCTACAACGTGATCTGCAGCCACGCCGTCCGCGAGGTCATCGCCGAGCTCGGCGCCCGGGGCGTCCGCACCCGGGTCGGGCACAGCTTCATCAAGGCCACCATGGCGGCCGAGCGGGCCGTCTTCGGTGGGGAGCACTCGGCGCACTACTACTTCGAGGACTTCTGGTACGCCGATACCGGCATGCTCGCGGCCATGCACGTCCTGGCGGCGCTCGGGGAGCAGGACGGGCCGCTGTCGGCGCTGGTGGCGCAGTACGACCGGTACGTCGCCTCCGGCGAGATCAACTCCACCGTCGCCGACACCGCCGCCTCGACCCAGGCCGTCCTGGACTGGGCCCGGCCGCAGGGGGTCGACGTCGACACGCTCGACGTCGACACGCTCGACGGCGTCACGGTCGAGCACCGCGGGGAGCCCATGTGGTGGTTCAGCCTGCGGCCGAGCAACACCGAGCCGCTGCTGCGCCTGAATGTCGAGGCCGGCGACGCCGCCACGATGGCGCAGGTTCGCGACGACGTCCTGGCCATCGTCCGGGGCAGCGGGATCGGGGGTACGCCGTGA
- a CDS encoding phosphosugar isomerase — protein sequence MPMIDEAVLDDPQRVALIDSRDTLRALATAGAQVREAMTLAADAGVDRLRGQERPRSVLVASLGGSAVVGDILELLAEPGSPVPVTIRRNVPLPGWVGPLDLVVAVSLSGRAPGPLAVAAEAARRGASLITVGAEDSPLAAVCARARGVHIAAGRNPRTSSRTSLWSMTAPVLQAADRLGVVEVSDALLLQVADRLDECAEACRPASEAFVNPAKILALQIAETVPVVLGEGDLGGVAALRASSMLARTARVPATYGVLPDAASQVVATFDGPFTAGGGDGVTALSAGRDIFADPFLDGPPQPQLGLLLLRDAAGPIESPEDADRAALVDGVVATAEDAGVQVLTVQADPGPGLARLAQLMATTDYLATYLAIGLGMDPAVSRHITELRDHTSR from the coding sequence ATGCCGATGATCGACGAAGCCGTCCTGGACGACCCCCAGCGGGTCGCTCTCATCGACAGCCGGGACACGCTGCGCGCGCTGGCCACGGCCGGGGCGCAGGTGCGCGAGGCGATGACGCTCGCGGCCGACGCCGGCGTCGACCGGCTGCGCGGCCAGGAGCGGCCGCGGTCGGTGCTGGTGGCCTCCCTCGGCGGGTCCGCCGTGGTGGGCGACATCCTGGAACTGCTCGCCGAGCCGGGCTCGCCGGTGCCCGTGACGATCCGCCGGAACGTCCCGCTGCCGGGCTGGGTGGGCCCGCTCGACCTCGTCGTGGCCGTGTCCCTGTCCGGCCGCGCGCCGGGGCCGCTGGCCGTCGCCGCCGAGGCGGCCCGCCGGGGCGCGTCCCTGATCACGGTCGGCGCGGAGGACTCGCCGCTGGCGGCGGTCTGTGCCCGGGCCCGCGGGGTGCACATCGCGGCCGGTCGCAATCCCCGCACGTCGAGCCGGACCTCGCTGTGGTCGATGACGGCGCCGGTCCTGCAGGCGGCCGACCGCCTGGGCGTCGTCGAGGTGTCGGACGCGCTGCTGCTGCAGGTCGCCGATCGGCTGGACGAGTGCGCGGAGGCCTGCCGGCCCGCAAGCGAGGCCTTCGTCAACCCGGCCAAGATCCTCGCCCTGCAGATCGCCGAGACGGTGCCCGTGGTGTTGGGGGAGGGCGACCTCGGTGGGGTGGCCGCCCTGCGGGCCTCCTCGATGTTGGCCCGGACGGCCCGCGTGCCCGCGACGTACGGCGTGCTGCCCGACGCCGCCTCCCAGGTCGTGGCGACGTTCGACGGGCCGTTCACCGCAGGCGGCGGGGACGGCGTGACCGCCCTGTCCGCGGGCCGCGACATCTTCGCCGATCCCTTCCTCGACGGCCCGCCGCAGCCGCAGCTGGGGCTGCTGCTGCTGCGCGACGCGGCCGGCCCGATCGAGTCCCCCGAGGACGCCGACCGGGCGGCCCTGGTCGACGGCGTGGTGGCCACGGCGGAGGACGCGGGGGTGCAGGTGCTCACCGTTCAGGCCGATCCCGGCCCCGGCCTGGCCCGGTTGGCCCAGCTCATGGCGACGACGGACTACCTGGCGACGTACTTGGCGATCGGGCTCGGCATGGACCCGGCGGTGTCGCGGCACATCACAGAGCTGCGCGACCACACCAGCCGCTAG
- a CDS encoding mycothione reductase has translation MDHVDLAIIGSGSGNSLVTPDFADKQVAVIESGVFGGTCLNVGCIPTKMFVYAAEVAETVRDAHRYGVRARIEAVDWPAIRDRIFGRIDPISGAGLDYRRNGPNTRVLQGRARFTGPRELTVRGADGSESRLSADQIVIAAGSAAQIPELIRDAGVPYETSDTVMRLPALPESIVIVGGGFIAAEFAHVFSALGTRVTLVVRGPAMLRKEDNEISAAFTHIAQRRWDVRLGTEFIAVRPGPQGGVEATLTDGTTVAADVLLVAAGRAPNTPDLDLPAAGIGVHEDGRVVVDAHGRTAVQGVWALGDVSSPYQLKHVANHEARVVAHNLAHPEALRSFDHRFVPSAVFTSPQIASVGATERDLATAGTPYVGKVQRYGDTAYGWAMEDTEGLCKVLADPRTGRLLGAHIMGAQASTLIQPAIQAMSLGQTVGEVARGQYWIHPALTEVLENALLGLELTAPSEVLDMPVEGEDVSQP, from the coding sequence GTGGACCACGTCGACCTCGCCATCATCGGTTCCGGCTCGGGCAACTCCCTGGTGACCCCGGACTTCGCCGACAAACAGGTCGCGGTCATCGAGTCGGGCGTCTTCGGTGGCACCTGCCTCAACGTCGGGTGCATCCCCACCAAGATGTTCGTCTACGCCGCGGAGGTCGCCGAGACGGTACGGGATGCCCACCGGTACGGCGTGCGCGCTCGCATCGAGGCCGTCGACTGGCCGGCGATCCGGGACCGGATCTTCGGTCGGATCGACCCGATCTCCGGCGCGGGGCTGGACTACCGGCGCAACGGGCCGAACACGCGGGTCCTGCAGGGCCGCGCCCGCTTCACCGGCCCCCGCGAGCTGACCGTGCGCGGCGCCGACGGCAGCGAGAGCAGGCTGTCGGCCGATCAGATCGTCATCGCGGCCGGGTCAGCCGCGCAGATCCCGGAGTTGATACGCGACGCGGGGGTGCCGTACGAAACCTCGGACACGGTCATGCGCCTGCCCGCCCTGCCGGAATCGATCGTCATCGTCGGGGGCGGGTTCATCGCCGCGGAATTCGCGCACGTGTTCTCGGCGCTGGGGACGCGCGTCACTCTCGTCGTCCGAGGTCCGGCCATGCTCCGCAAGGAGGACAACGAGATCTCGGCGGCGTTCACGCACATCGCGCAGCGGCGGTGGGACGTCCGGCTGGGGACCGAGTTCATTGCCGTGCGACCCGGCCCGCAGGGGGGCGTCGAGGCGACGCTCACGGACGGGACGACCGTCGCGGCCGACGTCCTGCTCGTCGCCGCCGGCCGGGCCCCCAACACCCCGGACCTTGACCTGCCGGCCGCCGGCATCGGCGTGCACGAGGACGGCCGGGTCGTCGTGGACGCCCACGGGCGCACCGCGGTGCAGGGCGTGTGGGCCCTCGGCGACGTCAGCTCGCCGTACCAGCTCAAGCACGTCGCCAACCACGAGGCCCGCGTCGTGGCGCACAACCTCGCCCACCCCGAGGCGCTGCGCAGCTTCGACCACCGATTCGTGCCCTCGGCCGTGTTCACCTCGCCGCAGATCGCGTCGGTGGGGGCGACCGAACGCGACCTCGCGACCGCCGGGACGCCGTACGTCGGGAAGGTGCAACGGTACGGCGACACGGCGTACGGCTGGGCCATGGAGGACACCGAGGGCCTCTGCAAGGTGCTCGCCGACCCCCGGACCGGGCGGCTCCTCGGCGCCCACATCATGGGCGCGCAGGCGTCGACGCTCATCCAGCCCGCCATCCAGGCCATGTCGCTCGGGCAGACCGTGGGGGAGGTGGCCCGCGGCCAGTACTGGATCCACCCGGCCCTCACCGAGGTCCTGGAGAACGCCCTCCTCGGCCTGGAGCTGACCGCCCCGTCGGAGGTCCTGGACATGCCCGTCGAGGGCGAGGACGTCAGCCAACCGTAG
- a CDS encoding class F sortase, which translates to MGPALLRTDSPAAARASRADGRGGASRWRSVLAVLLVLLVAAGVALLWRGVHPQAPPEAPLPTYQFDQRAQPAPAPAPSPAPVPAYGPDRLGIPSLDIDAPLVPESVGAGGDLVIPGDPATVGRWREGPGLDAATGTTLLAGHVSVAGVGDGALHALHRIEPGALVVTTDAAGRALRWRIDGLVVHGKDALPSFPTDGPRRLAIVTCGGPLLRTAEGNTYRDNVIAYASPYAGPTQP; encoded by the coding sequence ATGGGACCTGCCCTGCTGCGGACCGATTCCCCCGCGGCCGCCCGCGCCTCGCGCGCGGACGGCCGCGGCGGTGCGTCGCGATGGCGGTCGGTGCTCGCCGTGCTCCTCGTGCTGCTCGTGGCCGCGGGGGTCGCCCTGCTCTGGCGCGGCGTGCACCCGCAGGCGCCGCCGGAGGCACCGCTGCCGACGTACCAGTTCGATCAGCGCGCCCAACCCGCGCCGGCCCCCGCGCCCAGCCCCGCACCGGTTCCGGCGTACGGGCCCGACCGCCTCGGCATCCCCAGCCTGGACATCGACGCCCCCCTCGTGCCCGAGTCCGTCGGGGCGGGCGGCGACCTGGTGATACCCGGCGATCCGGCCACGGTCGGGCGGTGGCGGGAGGGTCCCGGACTCGACGCCGCGACCGGGACGACCCTGCTCGCGGGCCACGTGAGCGTCGCGGGGGTGGGGGACGGCGCCCTGCACGCGCTGCACCGCATCGAACCCGGCGCGCTCGTGGTCACCACCGACGCGGCGGGGCGGGCCCTCCGCTGGCGGATCGACGGGCTCGTCGTGCACGGCAAGGACGCCCTCCCGAGCTTCCCGACGGACGGCCCGCGCCGCCTCGCCATCGTCACCTGCGGCGGCCCGCTGCTGCGCACGGCGGAGGGGAACACCTACCGGGACAACGTCATCGCCTACGCGAGCCCGTACGCCGGGCCGACGCAGCCCTGA
- a CDS encoding DUF808 domain-containing protein, translating into MAGGLVALLDDIAALAKLAAASIDDVSAAAGRASAKAAGVVVDDTAVTPRYVTGFTADRELPMIKRIAIGSLRNKLLFILPGALLLSQFAPWLLTPILMLGGTYLSFEGAEKIWEKISGHHAAEEAPAAAQGAQQEEQMVAGAIRTDFILSAEIMVIALNEVASEGLLQRAIILTVVAIVITIGVYGVVALIVKMDDIGLHLAGRQSSAAQRVGELLVKGMPKLLKALALVGTIAMLWVGGHILLVGADTLGWHTPYGLVHHAEEAVAHATGALGGVLGWLTNTLGSAIAGLLVGAVVVAILHLIPRKKKADAAASAGH; encoded by the coding sequence ATGGCTGGTGGACTCGTCGCCCTGTTGGACGACATCGCGGCCCTGGCGAAGTTGGCCGCCGCGTCGATCGACGACGTGAGCGCCGCCGCGGGCCGGGCCAGCGCGAAGGCCGCGGGCGTGGTGGTGGACGACACCGCCGTGACGCCGCGCTATGTCACGGGCTTCACCGCGGACCGCGAGCTGCCGATGATCAAGCGCATCGCCATCGGCTCGCTGCGCAACAAGCTCCTCTTCATCCTCCCCGGCGCCCTCTTGCTGTCCCAGTTCGCCCCCTGGCTGCTCACGCCGATCCTGATGCTGGGCGGGACGTACCTCAGCTTCGAGGGTGCCGAGAAGATCTGGGAGAAGATCAGCGGTCATCACGCCGCGGAGGAGGCACCGGCCGCGGCGCAGGGAGCGCAGCAGGAGGAGCAGATGGTGGCGGGGGCCATCCGCACGGACTTCATCCTGTCCGCGGAGATCATGGTGATCGCCCTCAACGAGGTCGCCAGCGAGGGCTTGCTCCAGCGGGCCATCATCCTCACGGTCGTGGCCATCGTCATCACGATCGGCGTCTATGGGGTCGTCGCGCTCATCGTCAAGATGGACGACATCGGCCTGCACCTGGCCGGTCGGCAATCCTCGGCGGCGCAGCGCGTCGGCGAGCTCCTCGTCAAGGGCATGCCGAAGCTGCTGAAGGCGCTGGCGCTGGTCGGCACCATCGCCATGCTGTGGGTCGGCGGCCACATCCTGCTCGTCGGCGCGGACACCCTGGGCTGGCACACGCCGTACGGCCTCGTGCACCACGCCGAGGAGGCGGTGGCGCACGCGACCGGAGCCCTCGGTGGCGTCCTCGGCTGGCTCACCAACACGCTCGGCTCCGCGATCGCCGGCCTCCTCGTGGGCGCCGTGGTGGTGGCGATCCTGCACCTCATCCCACGCAAGAAGAAGGCCGACGCCGCGGCGTCGGCCGGGCACTGA
- a CDS encoding adenosylhomocysteinase, protein MVFDFKVKDLALAESGRHQIRLAEHEMPGLMAIREEYAASQPLAGARIAGSLHMTVQTAVLIETLVALGAQVRWASCNIYSTQDEAAAAVVVGPHGTPADPQGVPVFAWKGETLEEYWDCTEQILSWPAGADGAPTYANMILDDGGDATMLVHHGKEWEADGRVPETTEEDSAEFGVFKALVRRTLAADPTKWTGVAEQIKGVTEETTTGVHRLYQLAERGELLFPAINVNDSVTKSKFDNKYGCRHSLIDGINRATDTLIGGKTAVVCGYGDVGKGCAESLRGQGARVIVTEIDPICALQAAMEGYQVATLEDVVGSADIFVTTTGCYDVIRAEHLVAMKNKAIVGNIGHFDNEIDMAGLGRVEGVSKVEIKPQVHEWTFAQAGPEGQPAGRSIIVLSEGRLLNLGNATGHPSFVMSNSFANQTIAQIELFTKTADYPLGVYTLPKHLDEKVARLHLDALGVRLTQLSKGQAEYLGVDVEGPYKPEHYRY, encoded by the coding sequence ATCGTGTTCGACTTCAAGGTCAAGGACCTCGCGCTCGCCGAATCCGGACGGCACCAGATCCGTCTCGCCGAACACGAGATGCCGGGCCTGATGGCGATCCGCGAGGAGTACGCGGCCTCGCAGCCCCTGGCCGGCGCCCGGATCGCCGGGTCCCTGCACATGACGGTGCAGACCGCGGTGCTCATCGAGACGCTGGTGGCGCTGGGCGCGCAGGTGCGCTGGGCCTCCTGCAACATCTACTCCACCCAGGACGAGGCGGCCGCGGCGGTCGTCGTCGGCCCACACGGCACGCCCGCCGACCCGCAGGGCGTGCCCGTGTTCGCCTGGAAGGGCGAGACCCTGGAGGAGTACTGGGACTGCACCGAGCAGATCCTGTCCTGGCCCGCGGGGGCCGACGGCGCCCCGACGTACGCGAACATGATCCTCGACGACGGCGGCGACGCAACGATGCTCGTCCACCACGGCAAGGAATGGGAGGCGGACGGGCGGGTGCCCGAGACGACGGAGGAGGACAGCGCCGAGTTCGGGGTGTTCAAGGCGCTCGTACGCCGTACGCTCGCCGCCGACCCCACCAAGTGGACCGGCGTCGCCGAGCAGATCAAGGGCGTCACCGAGGAGACCACCACCGGTGTGCACCGGCTCTACCAGCTCGCCGAGCGCGGCGAACTGTTGTTCCCGGCGATCAATGTCAACGACTCGGTGACCAAGTCCAAGTTCGACAACAAGTACGGCTGCCGGCACTCGCTCATCGACGGCATCAACCGGGCCACCGACACCCTCATCGGCGGCAAGACCGCCGTGGTCTGCGGCTACGGCGACGTGGGCAAGGGCTGCGCCGAGTCGCTGCGCGGCCAGGGCGCCCGCGTCATCGTCACCGAGATCGATCCCATCTGCGCGCTCCAGGCCGCGATGGAGGGCTACCAGGTGGCCACGCTGGAGGACGTCGTCGGCTCGGCCGACATCTTCGTGACCACGACCGGCTGCTACGACGTGATCCGCGCCGAGCACCTGGTGGCGATGAAGAACAAGGCCATCGTCGGCAACATCGGCCACTTCGACAACGAGATCGACATGGCCGGCCTCGGCCGGGTCGAGGGGGTCAGCAAGGTCGAGATCAAGCCGCAGGTCCACGAGTGGACGTTCGCGCAGGCGGGGCCCGAGGGGCAGCCCGCCGGCCGCTCGATCATCGTGCTGTCCGAGGGGCGGCTGCTCAACCTCGGCAACGCCACCGGGCACCCCAGCTTCGTGATGAGCAACTCCTTCGCCAACCAGACCATCGCGCAGATCGAGCTGTTCACGAAGACGGCGGACTACCCGCTGGGGGTCTACACGCTGCCCAAGCACCTCGACGAGAAGGTCGCCCGGCTGCACCTCGACGCCCTCGGGGTTCGGCTGACCCAGCTGAGCAAGGGCCAGGCGGAGTATCTCGGCGTCGACGTGGAGGGTCCGTACAAGCCGGAGCACTACCGCTACTGA
- a CDS encoding response regulator transcription factor, giving the protein MKARVLVVDDDLALAEMLGIVLRAEGLEVLHRADGPSGLEAVREAKPDLVLLDVMLPGMDGIEVCRRIRAESVIPIVMLSARTDTIDVVVGLESGADDYVVKPFKPQELIARVRARLRRGEDPEPERLTIGDLVVDVAGHSVKREGKIVPLTPLEFELLVALARKPWQVFSREVLLEQVWGYRHAGDTRLVNVHVQRLRSKIEKDPEHPEIVVTVRGVGYKAGPS; this is encoded by the coding sequence ATGAAGGCACGGGTGCTCGTCGTCGACGACGACCTGGCCCTGGCGGAGATGCTCGGCATCGTCCTGCGCGCCGAGGGCCTGGAGGTCCTGCACCGCGCCGACGGCCCCTCCGGCCTGGAGGCCGTCCGCGAGGCGAAGCCCGACCTGGTGCTGCTCGACGTGATGCTGCCCGGCATGGACGGCATCGAGGTGTGCCGCCGGATCCGCGCCGAATCCGTCATTCCGATCGTCATGCTCTCGGCGCGCACCGACACCATCGACGTGGTCGTGGGCCTGGAGTCCGGCGCCGACGACTACGTGGTGAAGCCGTTCAAGCCGCAGGAGCTCATCGCCCGCGTGCGTGCCCGGCTGCGCCGCGGGGAGGACCCCGAGCCGGAACGCCTGACGATCGGCGACCTCGTCGTCGACGTCGCGGGCCACAGCGTCAAGCGGGAGGGCAAGATCGTCCCGCTGACGCCCTTGGAGTTCGAGCTGCTCGTGGCCTTGGCGCGAAAACCGTGGCAGGTCTTCAGCCGCGAGGTGCTGCTGGAGCAGGTCTGGGGCTACCGGCACGCGGGGGACACCCGCCTGGTCAATGTGCACGTGCAGCGGCTGCGCAGCAAGATCGAGAAGGACCCCGAGCATCCGGAGATCGTGGTGACCGTGCGCGGGGTCGGATATAAGGCCGGCCCGAGCTGA
- a CDS encoding HAMP domain-containing histidine kinase: MALDARRLGRDLGTAADWLGRLARAAWHALRRRATQVGNWLARWWRHSLHFRVVVSTVLLCLVVMGLLQTFLYQRIADGLVDDRTRIAKEEAAKGAGSIQEALDKTDKLDADSLRQLTWDLVRAQESDSAEGVRKVILMRARANDVKDIVLPTLDTGIDIGVITDQMRDELAKNAGVQQVQIVTVPRGGEDVPAVVVGSIVRVPEAGPYELYYLYPLDRQQQILAMVVRTFLLGVLIFAVLVGLISHVVTRLVVDPVREAAVVAERLANGRLNERLDIKGEDDLAKLATAFNGMADALQAHISRLEDLSALQQRFVSDVSHELRTPLTTIRMAAEVIYDEHEKFPPVSARSTEILYGEVERFEELLGDLLEISRIDAGAANLDRENIDIRTVVDRVLTGLMGLARYKGSSITLVGAEEPLRAEMDPRRVERIIRNLVSNALEHGEGRPIRVEMGGNDAAVAVAVRDFGIGLRAGEADLVFTRFWRADPARKRTTGGTGLGLAIALEDARLHDGSLQAWGEPGVGSRFRLTLPRVAGRPIGYSPLPLADPTSAELGADGVPLGEPIKAAGDPTTSTLPVPPADETAGAIDDPLVPGDDVPAEGADRDAATTAAAVPAAAVPAAAVPAEAPADREPDVVDPELDLVDPELELVDREPDVVDPELDLVDPELDLIDPELDLVDPELDATP; encoded by the coding sequence ATGGCTCTCGACGCCCGCCGGCTAGGCCGGGACCTGGGCACCGCCGCGGACTGGCTCGGCCGCCTGGCGCGGGCCGCCTGGCACGCACTGCGGCGCCGCGCCACGCAAGTCGGCAACTGGCTGGCCCGGTGGTGGCGGCATAGCCTGCACTTCCGGGTCGTCGTCTCCACGGTCCTGCTGTGCCTGGTCGTCATGGGCCTGCTCCAGACGTTCCTCTATCAGCGCATCGCCGACGGCCTGGTGGACGACCGCACCCGCATCGCCAAGGAGGAGGCGGCGAAGGGCGCCGGGTCGATCCAGGAGGCCCTCGACAAGACGGACAAGCTCGACGCGGACAGCCTGCGCCAGCTCACCTGGGACCTGGTGCGCGCTCAGGAGTCCGACAGCGCCGAAGGGGTCCGCAAGGTGATCCTGATGCGGGCCCGCGCGAACGACGTCAAGGACATCGTGCTGCCCACGCTCGACACGGGCATCGACATCGGGGTGATCACCGACCAGATGCGCGACGAGTTGGCGAAGAACGCCGGGGTGCAGCAGGTCCAGATCGTCACCGTGCCCCGGGGCGGCGAGGACGTGCCCGCCGTCGTGGTCGGGTCGATCGTGCGGGTGCCCGAGGCGGGGCCGTACGAGCTGTACTACCTCTACCCGCTCGACCGGCAGCAGCAGATCCTCGCCATGGTGGTGCGGACCTTCCTGCTCGGCGTGCTGATCTTCGCGGTCCTGGTCGGGCTCATCTCGCACGTCGTCACCCGGCTCGTCGTCGACCCGGTCCGCGAGGCGGCGGTCGTCGCCGAGCGCCTGGCCAACGGGCGGCTCAACGAACGCCTGGACATCAAGGGCGAGGACGACCTCGCCAAGCTGGCCACCGCCTTCAACGGGATGGCCGATGCCCTGCAGGCCCACATCTCCCGCCTGGAGGACCTCTCCGCGCTGCAACAGCGATTCGTCTCGGACGTGTCGCACGAGCTGCGCACCCCGCTCACCACGATCCGGATGGCGGCGGAGGTGATCTACGACGAGCACGAGAAGTTCCCGCCGGTGTCGGCCCGGTCGACGGAAATCCTGTACGGCGAGGTGGAGCGATTCGAGGAGCTCCTCGGCGACTTGCTGGAGATCAGCCGGATCGATGCCGGCGCCGCGAACCTCGACCGCGAGAACATTGACATCCGCACCGTCGTCGACCGGGTCCTCACCGGACTGATGGGGCTGGCCCGCTACAAGGGCAGCTCGATCACCCTCGTCGGCGCGGAGGAACCGTTGCGCGCCGAGATGGATCCCCGCCGGGTCGAGCGCATCATCCGCAACCTCGTCAGCAACGCGCTCGAGCACGGCGAGGGCCGCCCGATCCGGGTCGAGATGGGCGGCAACGACGCCGCGGTCGCCGTGGCGGTCCGCGACTTCGGCATCGGCCTGCGCGCCGGGGAGGCCGACCTGGTCTTCACGCGCTTCTGGCGCGCCGATCCGGCGCGCAAGCGGACCACGGGCGGGACCGGCCTGGGCCTGGCCATCGCCCTCGAAGACGCGCGCCTGCACGACGGGTCCCTGCAGGCGTGGGGGGAACCCGGGGTCGGCTCCCGGTTCCGGCTCACCCTGCCCCGGGTCGCGGGCCGGCCCATCGGCTACTCGCCCTTGCCCCTGGCCGACCCCACCTCGGCCGAGCTGGGCGCGGACGGGGTCCCGCTGGGGGAGCCCATCAAGGCCGCCGGGGACCCCACCACGAGCACGCTGCCCGTGCCGCCCGCCGACGAGACGGCGGGCGCGATCGACGACCCCTTGGTGCCGGGCGACGACGTACCCGCGGAGGGTGCGGACCGCGATGCGGCGACCACGGCCGCGGCCGTTCCCGCCGCGGCCGTTCCCGCCGCGGCCGTCCCCGCCGAAGCGCCGGCGGATCGCGAGCCGGACGTCGTCGACCCGGAGCTGGACCTGGTGGATCCGGAGCTGGAGCTCGTGGATCGCGAGCCGGACGTGGTGGACCCCGAGCTCGACCTGGTGGATCCCGAACTGGATCTGATCGATCCCGAGCTCGATCTGGTGGATCCCGAACTGGACGCGACGCCGTGA